A stretch of DNA from Penaeus monodon isolate SGIC_2016 chromosome 20, NSTDA_Pmon_1, whole genome shotgun sequence:
CTTTGTTCGTCTGTgagccccaaaatttttatgaaaaaatagctGTATGCATATTTNNNNNNNNNNNNNNNNNNNNNNNNNNNNNNNNNNNNNNNNNNNNNNNNNNNNNNNNNNNNNNNNNNNNNNNNNNNNNNNNNNNNNCTgctctcttgtgtgtgtatgtattatatgttgattaattaattgttgttaatattttttgtttgcttttttttgttatcgtttaattatttttacaggaTAGTGAAGAGTTCCCTCAGTTGATGTGGAGTAACTCCGATATACAGACATCCAAGATTGTTCAAGTAGATTTTGTGACTGCAATCAATGCTTTGTGCATTATAACCAACGAAGGGGATGTCTTTACAGTAAATACTGAGAATGGAGAGgtaaataatgtttttgttttttttaNNNNNNNNNNNNNNNNNNNNNNNNNNNNNNNNNNNNNNNNNNNNNNNNNNNNNNNNNNNNNNNNNNNNNNNNNNNNNNNNNNNNNNNNNNNNNNNNNNNNNNNNNNNNNNNNNNNNNNNNNNNNNNNNNNNNNNNNNNNNNNNNNNNNNNNNNNNNNNNNNNNNNNNNNNNNNNNNNNNNNNNNNNNNNNNNNNNNNNNNNNNNNtttttttttttttactttagttctTGTAATAGGGTGTGGAATAAGCTTTATAGATTGAGAAATTCTTTTTTCTGGTAATTCCCGAAACTTAAGTAATGCCATATAATCTGATGGTTATTTTTGTTAATCTCACTTGTTCCTCTTATAATCAACACATACATGACTTCTCGAGATATGATAAGTAATCCTGTCCATATTGAAAGATCATGCAGTTTCTCTGTATTAAATGGGTACTGATATTTTCCTTGGGCTTTCACTCTTTAACGCGTGTCCTTAATTTCACAGGTTGAAGTTGTCGGATCTGTTTCCGCGGGCTTAGATGCTGCCTGCTGGAGCCCCGACCAGGAACTCCTTGTCCTGGTCACTCGGGATTCCAGTGTTGTTATGATGACAGCAGAGTTCGATCCTCTTGTTGAATTTCCACTCAATCATGATGGTTTTGGTGAGAGTGAGTTCATTAACATtgggtgggggaagaaggagacgCAGTTCCACGGCCAGCAGGGCAAAGCTGCGGCAAAGAGCGGGAAGAGCGCAGCTGTGCCTGTGTCAGAATGGGACGACCTTAAGCCTCGGATCAGTTGGCGCGGAGACGGCCAAATGTTTGCAGTCAGTTATGTCACTAGTGAAAGCAAGTGCCGCAGGATAAGAGTGATAAACAATGAAGGTGTTTTGCAATATACAAGTGAAGAGACTTCTGGCCTTGAGCACTCACTGTCCTGGAAGCCATCAGGTAGCTTAATTGCCTCATCGCAGAGGCTCCCAAACAAACACGATATTGTGTTTTTTGAGAAAAATGGTCTCCGACATGGGGAATTTTCTCTGCCATTCAAGCCTTCGGAAGTGCTCGTGAAGGAAGTCATGTGGAACCAAGATTCCACTGTGTTGTTAGTCTGGCTAGAGAAGCTTGAAAACAATGCAGTAACATCCAGCATTATCCAGCTTTGGACAACAGGAAATTACCACTGGTATCTGAAACAAGAGCTCAAATATAATGAGAAGATTTGTCACATTTGTTGGGATAATGAGGCTCCTCTCATTCTATACCTCCTAACTGCTACTCAGTATTATTACTACAGCTGGACTTTTCACACTGACATATCTCAAGGACAAGGTGTCTCAGATCTGGCCCAGGTTGGAGTGATTGATGGAACCAAATTGAAAATGACCCCATTCAGGCAGGCTGTGGTACCGCCACCGATGTCCGCATATGTGATCACTTTCCAGGACTGCATCCAAGCTGTGATGTTTGCCCCATCAGTTATCAGGAAATGTGAGGCATCGCCAGACAGCTCCCTGTGTGTCGAGGATTCGGGTTTCCTTGAGGCTTTTGACCCTCCAGGTTGTAACAGTAACAACCTGTGTGTTGTTCATGGGTCAGGCATCCTCTCTTTTCTGACGCAGGCTCATGCCAGCGATGAAAACTTAGACGATCAAGGTTGTGGGGTTCAAGTTACCGGAGCAGGAGGGAACGGGTTTACTATCAAAGTAAAAGTTCACAGAGTATTTGCTCAACATCAGATAGAATGGGAAATTGAGCCAAAACCCAAAGAGTCCATTTTGCTTTATAATTGGCTATGGGTATCCAAAAATACAATGATAGCATTTTATAAAGAAGAGAATAGTTTTATGGCTGTCATTGATTTACAGTCACTAGGGTCTGAAGCAGGCAGAACAGTTGTGAGGACTGTTTTACCTCTCGAGGACACAGTCCTAAGTGTTGCTTCTGCTCCAGATGGATCCATGTTGGTCTTACAGTTAACTTCTGGAGCTCTTGTAAAAGCTGATCTGGGGTTACAGAAAATAGAACCATTTGAAGTAGATGGACGTGAAGTGCAGTTTCCAACTGTGTGTCAGAAATTAGCAGTAGCCCCAGTTGACGAAGGAACAGATGTTGCTGTTTTAGGTTTGACGCGTAGAAATCGTCTCTATTGGGGAGACAAGCAACTTCTTCCTAATTGTACTTCTTTCCATATTCATAATGGTCATTTGCTTGTAACTTCTTCAAATCACTTACTTCTCACAATTCCTTTGATGCGAAAAGCTTTTGAAAAACTACTGGAGGGGAAGATTGAGGATTCGTGGGCAGTGAGCGCACGTAAGGTGGAAAGAGGCTCCCAGTTAGTGACAGCAGTGCCCCTGGATATGAGAGTTGTCCTTCAGATGCCACGTGGCAACCTGGAAGTTATAAGTCCAAGGCCTCTAGCAGTCCATCTGATAAAACGCCTCTTAAATGAACACAATTACCACCAGGCAATTGACATCATGCGGAAACAACGTGTTGATCTGAATCTTTTATATGATCACAACCCGGAGGATTTCTTCAAGCACACTGTTCACTTTGTGCAAAATATTGACAATTCTCACTGGCTGGATTTGTTCATAGCAAACTTAAGTGAAGTTGACGTGACAAACACAATGTACTTCTTTAATTATAGTGAGCAACAGACCAAGAGGCCATACCCTCAGAGCAACAAGATTGATGCAGTATGCACAGCAATAAGGGAAGCAATGATGAAAGTAAACCAGGAAAAGTTCCTTCTGCCAATTCTAACTTCATATGTAAAAATGACCAAGAGTCAGATGGACGTTGCTCTGAGGACGGTCCAAGAACTCAAGGACACAAAGGATAACAAGCATGTAGTTTCTGCTGAAGAAGGACTCAAACATTTACTGTACATAGCTGATGTGAATGAGCTATTTGATGTTGCGCTTGGTACCTATGACTTTGATTTAGTTATGATGGTGGCAGAAAAATCACAGAAAGACCCCAAGGAATATCTACCATTTTTAAATGAACTTAGGAAATTAGAAGAAGATTATATGAAGTTCAAGATAAACGTACATCTCCGAAGGTTCAGAAAAGCTCTTGAGTGTATAGGTCATGGCAGAGATCACATGGAAGAATGTATGAACCTCATTGTATCTGAAAATCTGTATAGGGATGCTTTGCAGATGTTTGCAAATAACCATGATATGCACCAAGCAGTATGTGAAAGTTATGCGAGCTATCTGATGTCAAGACAGCATCATAATGAAGCAGGTATGATGTATATGCGTGCACAGAGGATGGAAGATGCCATGAATGCTTATAGGTTGTCAGGAAACTGGAAGATGGTATTGGTTATGGGAGCAAAGTTAAAGCTCAACAAGGAGAAAATGACTGATTTATGTTACGCATTAGTCGAGAACCTGAAAGATAGAAGACTCTATGCTGATGCTGCCTGGATTTATGAGGATTATttgaaaaatgaggaggaagctGTCGATCTCCTGGTGAAGGCAAGTCAGTGGGAAGATGCGCTAAGAGTAGCCTATAGATATGGACGCCCAGATCTTGTTGACACCAATATCAAACCTGGATGCATAGAACAGGGGGAAACTTGTTTGCAAGAACTTGATAGACTTAGAGACACCTTCACTCACTACTGCTCTCGTCTTGAGATTgcgagagaagtgaaagaaaagcagCACCTTGATATcttagaaggaaggggagaagcaaACCTTGATAGTGACCTATACTCAGATACAAGCACAGTAACAGGCATCTCATACACTCAAAGCCACACAGTTGGATCTCGCAGTGGTTCGTCCGTGTCAGGGAAGACCTTTCGTTCTAGTAAGAACAGAAAGAAACTGGAGCGCAAGAAATATAGCACTAAAGAGGGCAGTGCCTACGAAGACCTTGGGCTCGTTGTTGCTTTGCACGAAACCATAACCACAGCAGACCAGATGGCTACCTCAGTAACCGCTCTGGCGACAAGTCTCGTTACATTTGGCATTGATCATAAGGCCGCAGAGTTGCAAACCAAGTTCTCTGCTTTGCTGGATCTCAttgacaaaaacaagaaaaagatttgGCCTCCAGATGTGCAGGCTGATGAAGAAGAACCACAGTTTGGCCCTCACCTTACCACTGATGGGGCAGTCAACTTGTTTGAGAGGAATGATCCAAGGCACATTCCGTTTGCAACACAGAGAGTGAAAGAGCTTGAGCCGTGTCATCGCCATCCCCCACCCGTAACGAGGCCTAAGAATTGGGCTTTGCATATGTTGAAGCAGAAGTGATCAAAACCATTTTGATTAATTGAGACTTTGAGAAAGGAGGACAAAAAACTGATGCTTTCTTATTCCTTTCAGTGATTATCAATAAGATAACATTTTCTTTCTCACCAAAATcagattttgtgtatattttgtgtcaCAGTAAGAATAAATGTTNNNNNNNNNNNNNNNNNNNNNNNNNNNNNNNNNNNNNNNNNNNNNNNNNNNNNNNNNNNNNNNNNNNNNNNNNNNNNNNNNNNNNNNNNNNNNNNNNNNNNNNNNNNNNNNNNNNNNNNNNNNNNNNNNNNNNNNNNNNNNNNNNNNNNNNNNNNNNNNNNNNNNNNNNNNNNNNNNNNNNNNNNNNNNNNNNNNNNNNNNNNNNNNNNNNNNNNNNNNNNNNNNNNNNNNNNNNNNNNNNNNNNNNNNNNNNNNNNNNNNNNNNNNNNNNNNNNNNNNNNNNNNNNNNNNNNNNNNNNNNNNNNNNNNNNNNNNNNNNNNNNNNNNNNNNNNNNNNNNNNNNNNNNNNNNNNNNNNNNNNNNNNNNNNNNNNNNNNNNNNNNNNNNNNNNNNNNNNNNNNNNNNNNNNNNNNNNNNNNNNNNNNNNNNNNNNNNNNNNNNNNNNNNNNNNNNNNNNNNNNNNNNNNNNNNNNNNNNNNNNNNNNNNNNNNNNNNNNNNNNNNNNNNNNNNNNNNNNNNNNNNNNNNNNNNNNNNNNNNNNNGGCAAGTGTAGGAGAAGGCACAATTAAAAAGTAACTTTTGTTGtaaattgatgaaaatatatgaaaagattaTTTCTAAGaattattttgtgtataatttCTGTGAACCTTGAACAACTGAGATGACCATTATAAATCtagaaatcaaaataaacagcaaaaaatatgaaaatctctctctctctNNNNNNNNNNNNNNNNNNNNNNNNNNNNNNNNNNNNNNNNNNNNNNNNNNNNNNNNNNNNNNNNNNNNNNNNNNNNNNNNNNNNNNNNNNNNNNNNNNNNNNNNNNNNNNNNNNNNNNNNNNNNNNNNNNNNNNNNNNNNNNNNNNNNNNNNNNNNNNNNNNNNNNNNNNNNNNNNNNNNNNNNNNNNNNNNNNNNNNNNNNNNNNNNNNNNNNNNNNNNNNNNNNNNNNNNNNNNNNNNNNNNNNNNNNNNNNNNNNNNNNNNNNNNNNNNNNNNNNNNNNNNNNNNNNNNNNNNNNNNNNNNNNNNNNNNNNNNNNNNNNNNNNNNNNNNNNNNNNNNNNNNNNNNNNNNNNNNNNNNNNNNNNNNNNNNNNNNNNNNNNNNNNNNNNNNNNNNNNNNNNNNNNNNNNNNNNNNNNNNNNNNNNNNNNNNNNNNNNNNNNNNNNNNNNNNNNNNNNNNNNNNNNNNNNNNNNNNNNNNNNNNNNNNNNNNNNNNNNNNNNNNNNNNNNNNNNNNNNNNNNNNNNNNNNNNNNNNNNNNNNNNNNNNNNNNNNNNNNNNNNNNNNNNNNNNNNNNNNNNNNNNNNNNNNNNNNNNNNNNNNNNNNNNNNNNNNNNNNNNNNNNNNNNNNNNNNNNNNNNNNNNNNNNNNNNNNNNNNNNNNNNNNNNNNNNNNNNNNNNNNNNNNNNNNNNNNNNNNNNNNNNNNNNNNNNNNNNNNNNNNNNNNNNNNNNNNNNNNNNNNNNNNNNNNNNNNNNNNNNNNNNNNNNNNNNNNNNNNNNNNNNNNNNNNNNNNNNNNNNNNNNNNNNNNNNNNNNNNNNNNNNNNNNNNNNNNNNNNNNNNNNNNNNNNNNNNNNNNNNNNNNNNNNNNNNNNNNNNNNNNNNNNNNNNNNNNNNNNNNNNNNNNNNNNNNNNNNNNNNNNNNNNNNTACCNNNNNNNNNNNNNNNNNNNNNNNNNNNNNNNNNNNNNNNNNNNNNNNNNNNNNNNNNNNNNNNNNNNNNNNNNNNNNNNNNNNNNNNNNNNNNNNNNNNNNNNNNNNNNNNNNNNNNNNNNNNNNNNNNNNNNNNNNNNNNNNNNNNNNNNNNNNNNNNNNNNNNNNNNNNNNNNNNNNNNNNNNNNNNNNNNNNNNNNNNNNNNNNNNNNNNNNNNNNNNNNNNNNNNNNNNNNNNNNNNNNNNNNNNNNNNNNNNNNNNNNNNNNNNNNNNNNNNNNNNNNNNNNNNNNNNNNNNNNNNNNNNNNNNNNNNNNNNNNNNNNNNNNNNNNNNNNNNNNNNNNNNNNNNNNNNNNNNNNNNNNNNNNNNNNNNNNNNNNNNNNNNNNNNNNNNNNNNNNNNNNNNNNNNNNNNNNNNNNNNNNNNNNNNNNNNNNNNNNNNNNNNNNNNNNNNNNNNNNNNNNNNNNNNNNNNNNNNNNNNNNNNNNNNNNNNNNNNNNNNNNNNNNNNNNNNNNNNNNNNNNNNNNNNNNNNNNNNNNNNNNNNNNNNNNNNNNNNNNNNNNNNNNNNNNNNNNNNNNNNNNNNNNNNNNNNNNNNNNNNNNNNNNNNNNNNNNNNNNNNNNNNNNNNNNNNNNNNNNNNNNNNNNNNNNNNNNNNNNNNNNNNNNNNNNNNNNNNNNNNNNNNNNNNNNNNNNNNNNNNNNNNNNNNNNNNNNNNNNNNNNNNNNNNNNNNNNNNNNNNNNNNNNNNNNNNNNNNNNNNNNNNNNNNNNNNNNNNNNNNNNNNNNNNNNNNNNNNNNNNNNNNNNNNNNNNNNNNNNNNNNNNNNNNNNNNNNNNNNNNNNNNNNNNNNNNNNNNNNNN
This window harbors:
- the LOC119585580 gene encoding putative elongator complex protein 1; protein product: MRNLRLSDHASEALHNNSEGLLCVHPITSTVYRVDKDGLEIIKGDSEEFPQLMWSNSDIQTSKIVQVDFVTAINALCIITNEGDVFTVNTENGEVEVVGSVSAGLDAACWSPDQELLVLVTRDSSVVMMTAEFDPLVEFPLNHDGFGESEFINIGWGKKETQFHGQQGKAAAKSGKSAAVPVSEWDDLKPRISWRGDGQMFAVSYVTSESKCRRIRVINNEGVLQYTSEETSGLEHSLSWKPSGSLIASSQRLPNKHDIVFFEKNGLRHGEFSLPFKPSEVLVKEVMWNQDSTVLLVWLEKLENNAVTSSIIQLWTTGNYHWYLKQELKYNEKICHICWDNEAPLILYLLTATQYYYYSWTFHTDISQGQGVSDLAQVGVIDGTKLKMTPFRQAVVPPPMSAYVITFQDCIQAVMFAPSVIRKCEASPDSSLCVEDSGFLEAFDPPGCNSNNLCVVHGSGILSFLTQAHASDENLDDQGCGVQVTGAGGNGFTIKVKVHRVFAQHQIEWEIEPKPKESILLYNWLWVSKNTMIAFYKEENSFMAVIDLQSLGSEAGRTVVRTVLPLEDTVLSVASAPDGSMLVLQLTSGALVKADLGLQKIEPFEVDGREVQFPTVCQKLAVAPVDEGTDVAVLGLTRRNRLYWGDKQLLPNCTSFHIHNGHLLVTSSNHLLLTIPLMRKAFEKLLEGKIEDSWAVSARKVERGSQLVTAVPLDMRVVLQMPRGNLEVISPRPLAVHLIKRLLNEHNYHQAIDIMRKQRVDLNLLYDHNPEDFFKHTVHFVQNIDNSHWLDLFIANLSEVDVTNTMYFFNYSEQQTKRPYPQSNKIDAVCTAIREAMMKVNQEKFLLPILTSYVKMTKSQMDVALRTVQELKDTKDNKHVVSAEEGLKHLLYIADVNELFDVALGTYDFDLVMMVAEKSQKDPKEYLPFLNELRKLEEDYMKFKINVHLRRFRKALECIGHGRDHMEECMNLIVSENLYRDALQMFANNHDMHQAVCESYASYLMSRQHHNEAGMMYMRAQRMEDAMNAYRLSGNWKMVLVMGAKLKLNKEKMTDLCYALVENLKDRRLYADAAWIYEDYLKNEEEAVDLLVKASQWEDALRVAYRYGRPDLVDTNIKPGCIEQGETCLQELDRLRDTFTHYCSRLEIAREVKEKQHLDILEGRGEANLDSDLYSDTSTVTGISYTQSHTVGSRSGSSVSGKTFRSSKNRKKLERKKYSTKEGSAYEDLGLVVALHETITTADQMATSVTALATSLVTFGIDHKAAELQTKFSALLDLIDKNKKKIWPPDVQADEEEPQFGPHLTTDGAVNLFERNDPRHIPFATQRVKELEPCHRHPPPVTRPKNWALHMLKQK